Proteins found in one Neodiprion lecontei isolate iyNeoLeco1 chromosome 6, iyNeoLeco1.1, whole genome shotgun sequence genomic segment:
- the LOC107225232 gene encoding H/ACA ribonucleoprotein complex non-core subunit NAF1, producing the protein MSSEGVRDPENQREDILLTSKSSRVDIGEENVRDTVDDVKIVYSNIKDVTEKDEITDSIKLLQHTSETSSKHDLMEIDSSYMKSVNDSVEANVTTEEGQINVPISIDDVESLKVVGNGLDTPEIQERHATRTANLITLPGQLVAQDAQNDRPIEIKNSDQNELMQKDKSVENAASMDLIKAQAASNSRDGISKVEVINVVNSLSYLAAEYASSDSDENEKRPSSPCEVITIVDDRGNVRQNNTQYRMESIDDDSESGSSSINSSGSNYTTETDSDIDSESDSPIRVSKIDLPKIKNIKSEFEGLPPIEELKITVPEESCDHLGEVTGFVEEFVIVRPVSGKPTLNLDSILFLEKGQKVLGKVFDVFGHVADPQYCVRFNSEAHIQQSGIVLGMEVYYSLNDEHTSLVFLHELVKLKGADISGEDDMEPPEFSDDEEERAYNQLQRQKQRHRPGMSESHDNCGDVVIPQKRQCPERPRNPWGTDWRSQNYGNRPPNPNSGHGTLRWISDNCRPSFQNSPNLQNVTHSPNQSSPHRYRHPSTFNSSQCQCHLYTNRYQQNNMCLPTNPEYVFGQPANFRPNFPYYGTNFYRPNPYPYPHMSWGPPPPPPPPPPPPSM; encoded by the exons ATGTCTTCCGAGGGCGTAAGGGACCCTGAGAATCAGCGCGAAGATATTcttctaacctcaaaatcaAGCAGGGTGGATATCGGTGAAGAGAATGTAAGAGACACTGTAGATGatgtaaaaattgtatattcTAACATCAAAGATGTCACAGAGAAAGATGAAATTACGGACTCGATAAAGTTGCTTCAACATACGTCAGAAACAAGTTCGAAGCATGATCTAATGGAGATTGACAGCTCGTATATGAAATCAGTAAATGATTCTGTCGAGGCCAATGTGACCACTGAGGAAGGTCAGATTAATGTACCTATTAGCATAGATGATGTCGAATCCTTGAAAGTTGTTGGAAATGGACTTGATACTCCAGAAATACAAGAAAGACACGCAACTCGGACAGCAAATTTGATCACATTGCCTGGTCAACTGGTTGCTCAAGACGCACAGAATGACAGGCCTATTGAGATCAAAAATAGTGATCAAAATGAGTTGATGCAAAAAGACAAAAGCGTTGAGAACGCAGCTTCGATGGATTTAATAAAAGCTCAGGCAGCTTCAAACTCAAGGGATGGTATCTCCAAAGTAGAGGTAATAAACGTAGTAAATTCCTTATCGTATTTAGCGGCAGAATATGCAAGTTCTGATTcggatgaaaatgaaaaaagaccATCATCACCATGCGAAGTAATTACCATTGTTGATGACCGTGGCAATGTGAGACAAAATAACACACAGTATCGAATGGAGTCTATAGATGATGACTCTGAAAGTGGATCTAGTAGTATAAATTCCAGTGGTAGCAATTATACCACAGAAACCGATAGTGATATTGATAGCGAATCAGACAG CCCTATACGGGTCAGTAAAATTGATTtaccaaaaatcaaaaatattaaaagtgAGTTTGAGGGTCTACCGCCAAtcgaagaattgaaaattacagtACCTGAAGAATCATGTGACCACCTAGGCGAG GTCACTGGGTTTGTAGAGGAGTTTGTTATAGTACGACCAGTTTCGGGTAAACCCACTCTAAATcttgattcaattttatttcttgaaaAAGGCCAAAAAGTCCTTGGCAAGGTGTTTGATGTATTTGGTCATGTGGCTGATCCTCAATATTGTGTTCGATTCAACAGCGAAGCACACATTCAACAATCGGGGATTGTTTTGGGAATGGAAGTATATTATTCTCTAAACGATGAGCACACATCTCTGGTCTTCCTTCACGAATTAGTCAA GCTGAAAGGTGCTGATATCTCTGGAGAAGACGATATGGAGCCTCCAGAATTTTCAGATGATGAGGAGGAACGAGCTTATAATCAGCTGCAAAGACAAAAGCAACGTCACAGACCAGGAATGTCAGAGAGTCATGATAACTGTGGTGATGTAGTGATCCCACAAAAACGTCAATGCCCCG AACGTCCTCGAAATCCTTGGGGCACTGACTGGAGATCTCAAAACTATGGTAACCGCCCACCAAATCCAAATTCCGGCCATGGTACGCTTCGATGGATCTCTGATAATTGTCGGCCttcatttcaaaattcgcCCAACTTACAAAACGTAACTCACTCGCCTAATCAGTCTTCCCCTCATCGGTACAGACACCCCAGCACATTTAATTCTAGTCAGTGTCAATGTCATCTATATACTAATCGGTACCAACAAAATAATATGTGTCTTCCAACAAATCCAGAATATGTGTTTGGTCAACCGGCGAATTTTCGGCCTAACTTTCCCTATTATGGAACGAATTTTTATCGACCTAATCCTTATCCATACCCTCATATGTCTTGGGGACcaccacctcctcctcctcccccacCTCCTCCGCCATCTATGTAA
- the LOC107225231 gene encoding vam6/Vps39-like protein isoform X2 encodes MHDAYEASPLLKLTVQIESITAYDDNLLIGTRQGHLLMYSVPPKSNDKQELQLLRYGKNFSKKPILQIEVVPEYNLLILLTDNIICVHDLNSATIPQICQLQKTKGATLFVLDVQRTQSLTGEKDTIVRLCVAVKRKLQLYEWKVDQFIDFGEELTVPDVPRVLSWCGETVVLGFRGLSYILLDLDGTSKELFPSGKSPEPGITKLSDTSFALGKDSQSILMNTKGELVQHNSVKWPDSPSATAWDDPFLMGIINDTLEVYTLEGCLHIQTIPELNKARLLCRCRKGLVYVASVSQVWCINAVEVTHQIRTLLEQNQFQLALKLTHLSDITEEEKAKKTWKIQTLYAHYLFANKKFAESMEQFFKSGTDPYEVIRLFPDLVSQPTNANETSEHVTTVPILQDRDLEQGLLALIKFLTEVRHKLMGDTQAKDKENEKNSEKDTMKGEKTKNITAVATEQLLKIIDTTLLKCYLQTNDALVAPLLRLNHCHLAESEKTLLKYQKYPELIILYQTKGQHKKALELLEKQSNESDSSLRGTERTIQYLQHLGKDHMDLILKFSGWVLEQDPEQGLRIFMEDVQEVEHLPRPKVLDYLLRCHKDLVITYLEHVVHFWMDNNPLFHNVLVHQYKEKCLAGLNPNASPAEKQNVQHLRQKLQQFLEKSTHYTPETVLVHLPFNCLFEERAIILGRLGRHEQAISIYVNLLNDVPKAIQFCSNVYAKFEGQKNSEKGKNQDGADEVYVTLIKQLLKPDNEGVLVATGCTPENRRTAQPDLETALELLEEHAAKIEPLKALEVLPDNVPIGRIRHFLEASLQNNLNERRRTQILKGLLYAEHLQCICKICQW; translated from the exons ATGCACGACGCCTACGAAGCTTCACCTCTCTTGAAATTGACAGTTCAGATCGAATCAATTACTGCTTACG ATGATAACTTACTCATCGGCACTAGACAGGGACATTTGTTAATGTACAGTGTTCCTCCAAAGTCAAACGACAAACAAGAATTACAATTGCTTCGATACGGTAAAAACTTTAGCAAAAAACCTATTTTGCAGATCGAAGTTGTACCAGAGTACAACTTGTTGATACTTTTGACCG ACAACATCATTTGCGTACATGACTTAAATTCTGCAACAATCCCTCAAATATGTCAGTTGCAAAAAACGAAAGGTGCGACGCTCTTCGTGTTGGATGTACAACGTACTCAGAGTTTGACAGGTGAAAAAGATACAATTGTTCGCTTGTGTGTTGCTGTGAAGcgaaaattacaattgtacGAGTGGAAGGTGGATCAATTTATAGACTTTGGAGAAGAATTAACTGTTCCTGATGTGCCTCGAGTCTTGTCGTG GTGCGGAGAAACTGTGGTTTTGGGATTCCGTGGATTATCTTATATACTTTTGGATCTAGATGGTACAAGTAAGGAATTATTTCCAAGTGGAAAGTCTCCTGAACCAGGGATAACAAAACTGTCAGACACGTCTTTTGCTTTAGGAAAAGATTCACAGTCAATTCTTATGAACACAAAAGGAGAATTGGTCCAACACAACTCTGTCAAATGGCCAGATTCGCCTAGTGCTACAG cATGGGATGATCCATTTCTCATGGGTATAATTAACGATACTTTGGAAGTTTATACCTTGGAAGGTTGTTTACACATTCAAACGATACCAGAACTTAACAAAGCTAGATTATTGTGCAGGTGTAGAAAGGGCCTTGTTTATGTAGCATCAGTTAGCCAAGTTTGGTGTATAAATGCCGTGGAGGTGACGCATCAGATTCGAACACTTCTTGAACAGAATCAGTTTCAGCTGGCTTTAAAATTAACT CATTTGTCTGACAtaacagaagaagaaaaagcaaaaaaaacgtggaaaaTACAAACGTTATACGCCCACTATCTTTTtgctaataaaaaatttgccgaGTCTATGGAGCAGTTTTTCAAATCAGGTACTGATCCGTACGAAGTAATCAGACTTTTCCCTGATCTGGTTTCCCAGCCAACCAATGCCAATGAAACTAGCGAACATGTTACAACTGTGCCAATATTGCAAGACCGTGATTTGGAACAAGGCTTGCTTGCCTTGATTAAGTTCTTGACAGAAGTGAGACATAAATTAATGGGTGATACGCAAGcaaaagataaagaaaatgagaaaaatagtGAGAAAGATACAATGAAAGGAGAGAAAACCAAGAATATAACAGCTGTGGCTACAGAGCagcttttaaaaataatcgatacaACATTACTCAAATGTTACTTACAG ACAAATGATGCCTTGGTAGCGCCACTGTTGCGTTTAAACCATTGCCATTTAGCAGAATCGGAGAAGACTTTATTGAAATATCAGAAATACCcagaattaattatattatatcaaaCAAAAGGTCAGCACAAGAAGGCTTTAGAGTTGCTTGAGAAACAATCCAACGAAAGTGATTCGAGTCTAAGAGGTACCGAGAGAACAATTCAATACTTACAGCACCTAGGTAAGGACCATATGGATTTGATTTTGAAGTTTTCTGGATGGGTTTTGGAACAGGACCCAGAACAGGGCCTCAGAATATTTATGGAAGATGTGcag GAAGTTGAACATTTGCCACGTCCCAAAGTATTGGATTATCTTTTACGTTGTCACAAAGACTTGGTGATAACGTACTTGGAGCATGTGGTTCATTTTTGGATGGATAACAATCCTCTATTTCACAACGTCCTGGTACACCAATATAAAGAGAAGTGTTTAGCAGGCTTGAACCCAAATGCTTCGCCGGCTGAAAAGCAAAATGTTCAGCACCTTCGACAGAAACTACAACAATTCTTAGAGAAGTCAACTCATTACACGCCAGAAACGGTCCTAGTTCATTTACCATTTAATTGCCTATTCGAAGAACGTGCGATTATTTTAGGACGATTGGGTCGTCACGAGCAGGCCATCTCCATCTATGTAAACTTATTAAATGACGTCCCCAAGGCGATTCAATTCTGCAGTAATGTATATGCAAAATTCGAAG GtcagaaaaattcagaaaaggGGAAAAATCAAGATGGGGCCGACGAAGTCTATGTTACTTTGATCAAGCAACTTTTGAAGCCGGACAACGAAGGTGTCTTGGTAGCTACTG GGTGCACTCCAGAGAACCGAAGGACAGCTCAACCTGACTTGGAAACAGCTTTGGAATTGCTTGAGGAACATGCTGCAAAAATCGAACCCTTGAAAGCCTTGGAGGTTTTGCCTGACAATGTACCAATAGGTCGGATAAGACATTTCCTCGAGGCTAGCTTGCAGAATAATCTAAATGAACGACGAAGGACCCAAATTCTGAAAGGCTTGCTTTATGCTGAACACCTCCAG TGCATTTGCAAGATATGCCAATGGTGA
- the LOC107225233 gene encoding N-alpha-acetyltransferase 38, NatC auxiliary subunit: MKDTVHSMSTTPNTEAVHGNGEALPVEESPAKLKLRGWLNRHLKIKMTDGRVLTGAFLCTDRDANVILGSCSEFLSEEHTEARALGLVMVPGRHIVTIHLDA; encoded by the exons ATGAAAGACACGGTGCACAGCATGTCGACAACTCCAAATACTGAGGCTGTTCACGGTAACGGAGAG GCCTTGCCAGTGGAGGAATCACCAGCCAAACTAAAATTGAGAGGATGGCTGAATCGTCACcttaaaatcaaaatgaccGATGGCCGAGTTTTGACGGGGGCTTTTTTATGTACAGATCGTGATGCCAATGTTATTTTAGGCTCGTGTTCGGAATTCTTGTCAGAAGAACACACCGAAGCTAGAGCCCTGGGGCTTGTTATGGTGCCAGGTCGACACATTGTAACAATTCACTTAGACGcataa
- the LOC107225231 gene encoding vam6/Vps39-like protein isoform X1 — translation MHDAYEASPLLKLTVQIESITAYDDNLLIGTRQGHLLMYSVPPKSNDKQELQLLRYGKNFSKKPILQIEVVPEYNLLILLTDNIICVHDLNSATIPQICQLQKTKGATLFVLDVQRTQSLTGEKDTIVRLCVAVKRKLQLYEWKVDQFIDFGEELTVPDVPRVLSWCGETVVLGFRGLSYILLDLDGTSKELFPSGKSPEPGITKLSDTSFALGKDSQSILMNTKGELVQHNSVKWPDSPSATAWDDPFLMGIINDTLEVYTLEGCLHIQTIPELNKARLLCRCRKGLVYVASVSQVWCINAVEVTHQIRTLLEQNQFQLALKLTHLSDITEEEKAKKTWKIQTLYAHYLFANKKFAESMEQFFKSGTDPYEVIRLFPDLVSQPTNANETSEHVTTVPILQDRDLEQGLLALIKFLTEVRHKLMGDTQAKDKENEKNSEKDTMKGEKTKNITAVATEQLLKIIDTTLLKCYLQTNDALVAPLLRLNHCHLAESEKTLLKYQKYPELIILYQTKGQHKKALELLEKQSNESDSSLRGTERTIQYLQHLGKDHMDLILKFSGWVLEQDPEQGLRIFMEDVQEVEHLPRPKVLDYLLRCHKDLVITYLEHVVHFWMDNNPLFHNVLVHQYKEKCLAGLNPNASPAEKQNVQHLRQKLQQFLEKSTHYTPETVLVHLPFNCLFEERAIILGRLGRHEQAISIYVNLLNDVPKAIQFCSNVYAKFEGQKNSEKGKNQDGADEVYVTLIKQLLKPDNEGVLVATGCTPENRRTAQPDLETALELLEEHAAKIEPLKALEVLPDNVPIGRIRHFLEASLQNNLNERRRTQILKGLLYAEHLQVQEQRMHYESQSVLLTEFNICPVCKKRFGNQSAFARYANGDIVHYSCQEKKA, via the exons ATGCACGACGCCTACGAAGCTTCACCTCTCTTGAAATTGACAGTTCAGATCGAATCAATTACTGCTTACG ATGATAACTTACTCATCGGCACTAGACAGGGACATTTGTTAATGTACAGTGTTCCTCCAAAGTCAAACGACAAACAAGAATTACAATTGCTTCGATACGGTAAAAACTTTAGCAAAAAACCTATTTTGCAGATCGAAGTTGTACCAGAGTACAACTTGTTGATACTTTTGACCG ACAACATCATTTGCGTACATGACTTAAATTCTGCAACAATCCCTCAAATATGTCAGTTGCAAAAAACGAAAGGTGCGACGCTCTTCGTGTTGGATGTACAACGTACTCAGAGTTTGACAGGTGAAAAAGATACAATTGTTCGCTTGTGTGTTGCTGTGAAGcgaaaattacaattgtacGAGTGGAAGGTGGATCAATTTATAGACTTTGGAGAAGAATTAACTGTTCCTGATGTGCCTCGAGTCTTGTCGTG GTGCGGAGAAACTGTGGTTTTGGGATTCCGTGGATTATCTTATATACTTTTGGATCTAGATGGTACAAGTAAGGAATTATTTCCAAGTGGAAAGTCTCCTGAACCAGGGATAACAAAACTGTCAGACACGTCTTTTGCTTTAGGAAAAGATTCACAGTCAATTCTTATGAACACAAAAGGAGAATTGGTCCAACACAACTCTGTCAAATGGCCAGATTCGCCTAGTGCTACAG cATGGGATGATCCATTTCTCATGGGTATAATTAACGATACTTTGGAAGTTTATACCTTGGAAGGTTGTTTACACATTCAAACGATACCAGAACTTAACAAAGCTAGATTATTGTGCAGGTGTAGAAAGGGCCTTGTTTATGTAGCATCAGTTAGCCAAGTTTGGTGTATAAATGCCGTGGAGGTGACGCATCAGATTCGAACACTTCTTGAACAGAATCAGTTTCAGCTGGCTTTAAAATTAACT CATTTGTCTGACAtaacagaagaagaaaaagcaaaaaaaacgtggaaaaTACAAACGTTATACGCCCACTATCTTTTtgctaataaaaaatttgccgaGTCTATGGAGCAGTTTTTCAAATCAGGTACTGATCCGTACGAAGTAATCAGACTTTTCCCTGATCTGGTTTCCCAGCCAACCAATGCCAATGAAACTAGCGAACATGTTACAACTGTGCCAATATTGCAAGACCGTGATTTGGAACAAGGCTTGCTTGCCTTGATTAAGTTCTTGACAGAAGTGAGACATAAATTAATGGGTGATACGCAAGcaaaagataaagaaaatgagaaaaatagtGAGAAAGATACAATGAAAGGAGAGAAAACCAAGAATATAACAGCTGTGGCTACAGAGCagcttttaaaaataatcgatacaACATTACTCAAATGTTACTTACAG ACAAATGATGCCTTGGTAGCGCCACTGTTGCGTTTAAACCATTGCCATTTAGCAGAATCGGAGAAGACTTTATTGAAATATCAGAAATACCcagaattaattatattatatcaaaCAAAAGGTCAGCACAAGAAGGCTTTAGAGTTGCTTGAGAAACAATCCAACGAAAGTGATTCGAGTCTAAGAGGTACCGAGAGAACAATTCAATACTTACAGCACCTAGGTAAGGACCATATGGATTTGATTTTGAAGTTTTCTGGATGGGTTTTGGAACAGGACCCAGAACAGGGCCTCAGAATATTTATGGAAGATGTGcag GAAGTTGAACATTTGCCACGTCCCAAAGTATTGGATTATCTTTTACGTTGTCACAAAGACTTGGTGATAACGTACTTGGAGCATGTGGTTCATTTTTGGATGGATAACAATCCTCTATTTCACAACGTCCTGGTACACCAATATAAAGAGAAGTGTTTAGCAGGCTTGAACCCAAATGCTTCGCCGGCTGAAAAGCAAAATGTTCAGCACCTTCGACAGAAACTACAACAATTCTTAGAGAAGTCAACTCATTACACGCCAGAAACGGTCCTAGTTCATTTACCATTTAATTGCCTATTCGAAGAACGTGCGATTATTTTAGGACGATTGGGTCGTCACGAGCAGGCCATCTCCATCTATGTAAACTTATTAAATGACGTCCCCAAGGCGATTCAATTCTGCAGTAATGTATATGCAAAATTCGAAG GtcagaaaaattcagaaaaggGGAAAAATCAAGATGGGGCCGACGAAGTCTATGTTACTTTGATCAAGCAACTTTTGAAGCCGGACAACGAAGGTGTCTTGGTAGCTACTG GGTGCACTCCAGAGAACCGAAGGACAGCTCAACCTGACTTGGAAACAGCTTTGGAATTGCTTGAGGAACATGCTGCAAAAATCGAACCCTTGAAAGCCTTGGAGGTTTTGCCTGACAATGTACCAATAGGTCGGATAAGACATTTCCTCGAGGCTAGCTTGCAGAATAATCTAAATGAACGACGAAGGACCCAAATTCTGAAAGGCTTGCTTTATGCTGAACACCTCCAGGTACAGGAGCAAAGAATGCATTACGAGTCCCAGAGCGTTCTCTTAACGGAGTTCAATATTTGTCCGGTATGCAAAAAACGTTTTGGAAATCAAAG TGCATTTGCAAGATATGCCAATGGTGATATTGTTCACTATTCATGTCAAGAGAAAAAGGCGTAA